The following nucleotide sequence is from Palaemon carinicauda isolate YSFRI2023 unplaced genomic scaffold, ASM3689809v2 scaffold1993, whole genome shotgun sequence.
ttgttatatatcctgcattaCAATTCAGCAATATTGCAGAGCAGCCATGGAGGAACTGAAGAGGGAACGCACCACAGCCAAGAGGAGGTTCAATCGGAAGGTTGGATTATTCAAGGATGCACAGAGAAGAGGAGACTCGATAGAAACATTGGAAGTGTTGTACACTGAGGTTAGTGAGTGTTTCGAAAAGGTTGATGTTATCAATGAACAAATGATAGAACAATTAAAGGTTGGCGAATCTTGTCAGGAATATGAGGAATATATACAGGAATTGGaaactataaaatattcattacttggcgtgataaagggaaagacaaaagtgaaaaataatactGTGCTTGCCTTGAAAAAACTTGAGCCTCCAAAATTTAGTGGTTCAGTGAGAGCATTTCCTGCCTTTGTAAGAGATTATGAAAGACTAGTTGTGTCACAACATGGGAAAGACCCGTACGTACTTAGAATATCATTAGAAGGGGAACCGAGGAGGCTTGTGGAGGATATAGATGATTATAAACGAATGTGGGATAGACTAAATGAAGCATATGGTAATGATGGAAAACTGATCGATGCGATATTGGGAGATATAAGGGCATATAAACCGCTTAATGATAGTGATGACAGAAAGTTAATTAATCTaatcaatacagtagaaaaggtgtGGTTAGATGTAAGTAATTTAAACTTAACTACAGAACTGGAGAATACTACTGTACTAACCCAAGTAGAAAGATTGCTGCCGTCGGTGTTAAAAAGAGAATGGGCCATTAAAGTGCAGGAATTAAATTCGGACAAATTTAagaatttggttacatttctgaccGATCATCGCAAAGCTCTGGAGTATTTACAAGATAATTCAAGAAGTGGTCCGACTAAGGTAACAGTACATACAGTGGAAAGGGAATTTGATAAGGAAAAGGAATTAGCAAAAGCTATAAAATTGTTGACTATAGGACaagagaaacttcaaaatcaattGTCTGAATGTTTAACCAGTTTATATCACattagcaaaggaaaaaaaaaataggtggaaTTAATAGAACAAGGTATAACAGTGATCAGATAAGAAAAAATTGTCCTGTCCATGATAGTGAATCTCATGAATTGAAGGATTGTATGACATTTAAGCAATGGTCAGCTGAAAATCAGATGGACTTTTTAAGAAAAAAGGGAGTTTGCTACGCCTGTCTCCGTACGGGACATTTCTCCAGAAATTGTGAGAAAAGATTTCCATATAGGGTAAAAGTAAATGGTGAGGTGTGTGGTaaacatcatcattcaagtttacaCACACTATTTAACAATCCAAATAATTCAACAATTGATGCCACAAGTAACTATTTAAGTAAAAAAGGTGCAATTCTGATGACTGGGTTTGTTAACAGTGAAGGGAAGTCTATCCCCACGTTGTATGATGCAGGAAGTAACATTAGTTTAATTACATTTAGAGTTGCAAGGAAACTAGGACTCAAaggtattcctatacaattatCTATGACTAAAGTTGGTGATCACACAGAGGAGTTGGATAGTTGTGTTTATGAAGTATCATTATAGGATCAAGCAGGAATAGAAAAACTTATAGAAGTTTGTGGCGTGTCTGAAATAACTGCAGTTCATCATCATATGGATTTGGGAGAAATAGCAAGGAAACTGGGAGTACAGGAGAAACACCTTCAAAGGCCAGAGGGACGTATAGAGCTGCTAATAGGATCAGATTACTGTACTTTATTGCCACAAGTCATAAAAACAGTagataatattcaattattgtCCAATGATTTTGGACTCTGCATTAGGGGTAGATTTGATGAGAAGGAAGGTGAAAAGAAGTACCGTGTTCAAATTAATCATATAAGCTACGATGACACTGCTGATTGGCATTTCAGGGCTAAACCAAATGTGGGTAAATTAGTGTAGAATTATTTCTTGGATGAAAGTTTGGGAACGGAGTGTATCCCAAAATGTGGAGGTTGCAAATGCGGAGAATGTTCAGTAAAGGGAAATTTAACTATTAGGGAAGAGAGAGAACTCAAACTCATTGAAGATGGATTAACTTATGATGAAGAAAACTTGTGCTGGATATCTAAGTATCCTTGGATTTCTGACCCTTCTAAACTGCCAAATAATTTTCCGATGGCTTATGCTAGATTGAAGGCTACCGAAAAGAGACTGAAAAGGCTGGGAGCAACACAATGCACAAAATATCAAGAACAAATTCAAGACATGTTGGATCGAGGGGTAGCGGAAAAATTATTGAAGTCAGAGCTAGATTATAAGGGTCCAATCTTCTACTTACCCCACCATGCAGTTTATAAAACAGATTCCTCATCAACCCCAGTGAGAATAGTATTTGATGCTGCAGCATCATATCAAGGAATATCTCTGAATGACCTACTTGCAAAGGGACCTGATGTAATTAATAACCTATTGGGAATACTATTACGATTCAGGGAAGGAAAGATAGGCGTGGTTGGTGATATTAAAAAGATGTACAATACTGTAAAACTTTCAGAAGAGGATATGCATACTCACAGGTTTTTATGGAGAAACTTTGAGTTAGAAAGAGATCCTAGTCATTATAAATTGAAGACTGTTACATTTGGGGATAAACCCTCAGGATCTATTGCAATGATGGCACTTCGTAAAACTGCAGAAATTAATAATTGTTTTCCGCTAGCATCCAAGATGATAGTAGAGGACTCTTATGTTGATGACATCATCAGTAGTGTTAACTCGAAGGATTGTGCATTGGAAAGGAttaaagaagtagaagaagtatTAAGATTGGGAGGATTTCAGATTAAATACTGGGTTTTATCGGGAGAGGATAAGGATAATAATGCTAGGGTTTTAAATACTGAACAGGAAAAGGTTTTGGGTTTAAGTTGGAAACCTAAACTGGATACTTTCTCATATAGGGTCAAactcaatttctcaaaaaaaaaactgtgaaggtAGAATAGAGTCGGATGTGAACTGTGATAATTTTGAGAGTTGTATGCCACCTCTGTTGACTAAGAGAAGTGTACTATCACAATTTGCAAAGCTGTATGATCCTTTGGGACTCTTAACACCATTCACACTGAAGACAAAGTTATTGATGCGTTCTATCATTGTAGAAATTAATGAGggacattcaaggggatgggatgaTCCTATTAGTGATACCTTATACTCTGAagctaaaaatttgtttagggaaatgtttgaaattgaaaatatctgttttaataggtGTGTAAGGCCTGCAGACGTAATTAAAGACCCAGAGTTGATCATTTTTTGTGATAGTAGTATAAAAGCGTATGGAGCTGTAGCATATGTTAgatgggaaaagcaagatggtaattATTATGTAAACCTTCTTTGTTCAAAGAATAGAATAGCGCCGATGAAACAAATCAGTATACCACGATTAGAACTGTGTGCTGCTGTTTTAGCATCGAGATTGAGGGCAACCGTTGAAATCAATATGAGATACAAATTCTCTAAGGTAATCCACATCACTGACAGTGAGATAGTAAGAGCACAGATCCAGAAGGAATCCCACCAGTTTAATTCCTTTGTTGGAATTAGGGTTGCAGAAATTCAGTCCAAAACTGAACCCATAGAATGGTTTTGGGTATCTTCCAAGGAAAACAACGCTGATTTGACTACTAGGAAATGTAACCCCAGAGAATTAGATACAGAATCTGTTTGGCAAAAGGGTCCAGAATTCCTGTATCAAGATTCCTCGGAATGGCCTGTAAAACAGAGTATAGTATCGGATCTTCCTGATGTTTTTTTCGCAAGAGTGGCCTtaaatgaaggagaaattaattcaaGTAGCCAGGTGATTGATATCCAAAGATTTAGCAATATGAAAAGACTGTTATCAGTGATGGCTAGAATTATtagtgcaataaagaaaaaatagtttgaGGCTATATTGTGCGATCCTAGTACAGAAGAGATACAGCAAGCTGAGTTGTATTTCGTCAAAAACGCTCAAGCAAGTTTGCCACAAGACTGGGAAAAGAGGTATAGACGTTTAGGACCAGTTTCGAGAGAGGATGGCATAATCACCGTGGGTAGCAGGATGTCCAAATGGTTGAAGGACTATTGGGATCAGAATCAGTTTATACTTCTCCCACCAAAGCACCCATTCTCGTTAATATACCTGTCTCACATACATCAAAAGGATCACAGTGGAGTTGAATCAAGTCTTGCTAGAGCTCAAGTGAAATATTGGATATTGGGAAcaaggaaaacaatgaaatctaTTAGAAAACAGTGTGTAGTATGTCGAAGAATTGACAAGATCTGTACATCACAAGCTATGGGATAGTTGCCAAAAGAGAGACTTGAACCATGTCCTCCATGGCATAAGGTTAGCCTAGATCTTTTTGGCCCTTTCTGGGTTTGTGATACTGTAAAAAGAagagtgaaaaggaaaatatttggagTAATTTTTAATTGCATGGTTACAAGGGCTGTACATTTGGACATTTCTGAGGGTTATGATACTCAAAACTTTCTTACTGTACTGAAAAGGTTCACATGTCTAAGAGGATTTCCAAAGAAGCTTTACAGTGATAATGGTACGCAGTTGGTGTCTGCTAACAAGGAGTTGAGAGAAATGGTTACTCAGTGGAATAAAGGTTTAGTGTTTAACTTTGGAAAATTTGAAGGTTTAACCTGGGTATTTAATAAATCTGCTGATGCCCCATGGGAAAACGCTTGTAGCGAGTCGTTAATTAGGCTGGTGAAGAGGTCACTCACCAGAATCATAGGTGAATCAGTCATATCTTTTGGGGTACTACAATCTGTAATGTATGAAGTTGCCAATATGTTGAATGAACGGCCTATTGGGTTTAAACCAGGGGAAAACTTTACCGAAGGGACTGTGTTAAGACCTAATGATTTACTATTGGATTGATCTACCATCGAAGCTCCTTGTGGATTTTGAAATGAGAGAGTTAATTTTAATAAGTCATATGCATTTAAGATGAAAATAGTAGATTTGTTAtggaataaatggatgaaaaattattttccaactCTTATTGTAAGACAAAAATGGCATGTGGATGTAAGAAGTGTAATGAAGGGTGATATTGTACTTGTGAATGACCAAAATGCATTGAGAGGAGAATGGAAATCAGCACAAGTGGTAGAAGGGATGCAGGGAAGAGATGGTAAAACAAGGGATGTGGTACTCGGATATAAGataaataagtttggaaatcggTATTTGGGAGAACCTGATAAACTAATGACCAGATCGGTGCATAAATTAGTGGTGATACTTCCGGTGGAAGAACAGTAGACTTAAGTGGCATTAATCTGTTGTGGGGGgagtatattatgatcatcatcataatagtttgtatttatgtgattgtggtaatattctggttaatgaaattcatgtacatgttaagttggataaatattgggaattgtatttggtaatattgtaacttttggacaattcgaaattactgagaacatgttgctttagttagaagcggcatttgtagtactgtcggattgttccaaggataggagactgtcgcaaaattctcccgtccttgggattttcttagttgtacttttcaccgcctcagttttcattgttgtgattattgtagtgtaattgccattcgtgattgacatatccttcgtgtcataggatgcagtgttattttttgtgtaaattataattagctggttctgcattttttatgaaattttattagtaaactttgcattcatgttcgtattgtcattgtattcggggacataatgaggatacgggcacgagaaattgtaatggtctgatactgaaaatccttcaagcaagttctttatgttggtgcggggaagcagtgcaggacggtgttatgactgacaagtgtcggtggcagtgtatagacggatggcgtattcaattaattaccacggctaagaatgggcggtcacattgtaagttgagcgggtatgcatttgtcgtgtactgttcattttgcattattattcattgcactattactatgtattattgttaatgtattatatatcaaatgtgatgttattaaatgtatggttgttaaatgtggtggaaaattatgtttgggatacctatttatattgtcatgctttacaggctgaatcagataaataaaagatacagcaaggcagcccgagttgttatatatcctgcattacaaataataataataataataataataataataataataataataataataataataataataataataataataataataataataataataataatactactactaataataataacaaaaataataataataataataataataataataataataataataataatgatattagtaaaaataataataacaataaaaataataatattataacaataataataataataataataataataataataataataataataataataataataataataataataataatgataataatattaaaaattataattttaataataataataataataataataataataataataataataataataataataataataataataataatgatagttctaaaattaataataataataatgataataataataataataataataataataataataataataataataataataatcattattattatcattattattattattattattattattattattattattattattattattattattattattataataaaaaaatattaataataataataataataataataataataataataataataataataatagtaataataataatattaataataataaccacaacaacaacaataataataataataataataataataataataataataataataataataataataataattttaataataataataataataattttaaaattaattataataatgattttaaaattaataataataataataataataataataataataataataataataataataataataataattttaataataataataataataataataataataataataataataataataataataataataataataataataataataatagtaataataataataataataataataataataataataatagtaataataataataataataattattattattttaataataataataataacaacaacaacaacaacaacaacaacaacaacaacaacaacaacaacaacaacaacaataataataataataataataataataataataataataataataataataataattatatataataacaataataataataatagtaataataataataataataatgataataataataataataataataatgataataatattaataatttcaatgatgatgataataataataataataataataataataataataataataataataataataataataataataataattattattattataataataataataataataataataataataataataataataaaaataataataataaaaataataataataataattataataataataataataataataataataataataatagtaataataatgataataattatgattattttaataataataataataataataataataataataataataataataataataataataataataataataataacaaaaataataataataataataataataataataataataataataataataataataataataataataataatcttgaaatttaatataataataattttaaatttaataataataataataataataataataataataataataataataataataataataataataataataataataataataataataataagaataataaaaataataataataataataataataataataataataataataataataataataataataataataataatagtgatagtaataataataataataataataataataataataataataataataataataataataataataataataataagaataagaataataaaaataataataatgataatattataaataataataacaataaaaataataatattataacaataataataatattaataataataataataataataataataataataataataataataataataataataataataatgataataataataataataataattataatgataatgataataataataattaaaataataataataataataataataataataataataataataataataataataataataataataataataataataataataataataataataaaaataataatattataacaataataataataataataataataataataataataataataataataataataataataataatgataataataataataataataataataataataataataataataataataataataataataataataataataataatgatagttctaaaattattaaaaataataataataataataataataataataataataataataataataataattctaataataataataataataataataataataataataataataataataataataattattattattattactattattattattattattattattgtaataaaaaaaatattaataataataataataataataataataataataataataataataataataataataataataataataaaaataataataataataataataataataataataataataataataataataataatattaataataataacaacaacaataatagtaataataataataataataataataataataaaaataataataataataataataatagtaataataataataataataataataataataataataataataataataataataataataattttaataataataataataataataataataataataattttaaaattaattataataatgattttaaaattaataataataataataataataataataataataataataataataataataataataataataataataataataataataataataataataataattataatt
It contains:
- the LOC137635923 gene encoding uncharacterized protein gives rise to the protein MAYARLKATEKRLKRLGATQCTKYQEQIQDMLDRGVAEKLLKSELDYKGPIFYLPHHAVYKTDSSSTPVRIVFDAAASYQGISLNDLLAKGPDVINNLLGILLRFREGKIGVVGDIKKMYNTVKLSEEDMHTHRFLWRNFELERDPSHYKLKTVTFGDKPSGSIAMMALRKTAEINNCFPLASKMIVEDSYVDDIISSVNSKDCALERIKEVEEVLRLGGFQIKYWVLSGEDKDNNARVLNTEQEKVLGLSWKPKLDTFSYRVKLNFSKKKL
- the LOC137635924 gene encoding uncharacterized protein yields the protein MKQISIPRLELCAAVLASRLRATVEINMRYKFSKVIHITDSEIVRAQIQKESHQFNSFVGIRVAEIQSKTEPIEWFWVSSKENNADLTTRKCNPRELDTESVWQKGPEFLYQDSSEWPVKQSIVSDLPDVFFARVALNEGEINSSSQ